In one window of Tumebacillus algifaecis DNA:
- a CDS encoding ABC transporter permease yields the protein MIQRLLSLGFVTNPILLREFRVRMRTPKTIVLLCLYLAVLGGLALAFIFVSNIGNVMRPGENRSILMAVAIIQLVLLAFIAPGLTAGAISGERERQTLNILLTTHLSPFKILFSKLVSSMAFLWLVLFSTLPLYAIVLLYGGVQPIKLLYMFGFYLVIIISFGVIGLFCSTWFKRTGIAVVVSYMVSLFLLGGTAIIGEMINAFLSALTGNYGQRPSLMYITALNPIMNIWGLFDSDAYFFSSGGSNLLIMPPWLYFTVVYLVAAVLLMWLSVRLLTPVKRRSGEKIVQKEASQ from the coding sequence ATGATCCAACGGTTGTTGTCGCTGGGGTTTGTGACCAATCCGATCTTGCTTCGCGAGTTTCGGGTGCGGATGCGGACGCCGAAGACGATTGTGCTTTTGTGTTTGTATCTGGCCGTGCTTGGCGGGTTGGCGTTGGCGTTTATTTTCGTCTCGAATATTGGCAATGTGATGCGACCGGGGGAGAACCGCTCCATTCTGATGGCTGTGGCGATCATCCAACTGGTGTTGCTTGCCTTCATCGCGCCAGGCTTGACTGCAGGGGCGATCTCCGGTGAGCGGGAGCGTCAGACATTGAATATCCTGCTGACCACCCATCTGTCACCGTTTAAGATTTTGTTCTCCAAGCTGGTCTCGTCGATGGCATTTTTGTGGCTGGTGTTGTTTTCTACGCTGCCTTTGTATGCGATCGTGCTCCTTTACGGGGGCGTGCAACCGATCAAACTGCTGTATATGTTCGGTTTCTATCTGGTCATCATTATCTCGTTTGGCGTGATCGGGCTGTTTTGTTCGACGTGGTTCAAGCGAACGGGTATAGCTGTGGTCGTGTCGTACATGGTTTCGCTGTTTTTGCTAGGCGGGACTGCGATCATAGGCGAAATGATCAACGCCTTTTTATCCGCGCTGACTGGCAACTACGGACAGCGTCCGAGCTTGATGTACATTACGGCGCTCAACCCGATCATGAACATTTGGGGACTTTTTGATTCAGACGCCTATTTTTTCAGTAGCGGTGGTAGCAATCTGCTGATCATGCCTCCGTGGTTGTATTTTACGGTGGTCTACCTGGTCGCTGCGGTCTTGCTGATGTGGCTGAGCGTTCGGTTGTTGACACCGGTCAAGCGCCGCAGCGGTGAGAAGATTGTGCAGAAAGAGGCTTCGCAATGA
- a CDS encoding ABC transporter ATP-binding protein: MIRTVGLTKTYGKYKAVDDLNLHIAKGSCFGFVGPNGAGKSTTMSVLATLLEPTSGHAYVGGFDVMEEPSNVRQLIGYMPDFFGVYDNLTAVEYLEFYAGAYKVPKENRMALIKDLLELVNLSGKADAYVDTLSRGMKQRLGLARCLIHDPEVLILDEPASGLDPRARIEMKEILKELRDMGKTILISSHILPELAEMCDTIGIIEQGKLIAQAPVDQIAAQVAGHRVLRVRLLDRMEEAAQLLEQSELVTRADIEGNALLVTYTGDDAGQVILLSALIKNGLPVLSFAEEAGNLEEVFLTVTKGVGS, translated from the coding sequence ATGATCCGCACGGTAGGTCTTACCAAAACTTATGGCAAGTACAAAGCGGTCGATGATCTCAATTTGCATATCGCAAAAGGTTCCTGTTTTGGTTTTGTCGGGCCGAACGGTGCGGGAAAATCGACGACGATGTCCGTTTTGGCGACTTTGCTCGAACCGACATCCGGTCACGCGTACGTAGGCGGTTTCGATGTGATGGAAGAGCCGTCAAACGTACGCCAACTGATCGGCTACATGCCGGACTTCTTCGGCGTGTATGACAACTTGACGGCGGTGGAGTACTTAGAGTTTTACGCTGGAGCGTACAAGGTGCCGAAGGAAAACCGCATGGCGCTGATCAAGGATTTGCTGGAGTTGGTCAACCTGTCTGGCAAAGCGGACGCTTATGTTGATACGCTGTCCAGAGGGATGAAGCAACGGCTCGGATTGGCGCGCTGTTTGATTCATGATCCGGAAGTGTTGATTTTGGACGAACCAGCTTCCGGTCTTGACCCGCGTGCGCGCATCGAGATGAAGGAAATTCTAAAAGAGTTGCGGGACATGGGCAAGACGATCCTGATCTCCTCACACATTCTGCCCGAACTGGCCGAAATGTGCGATACGATCGGCATCATCGAACAGGGCAAGCTGATTGCGCAGGCTCCGGTCGATCAGATCGCAGCTCAAGTCGCCGGGCACCGCGTGTTGCGCGTGCGCTTGCTCGACCGCATGGAAGAAGCGGCACAGCTGCTAGAGCAGTCCGAACTGGTCACCCGCGCTGACATCGAAGGCAATGCACTACTCGTCACCTATACGGGTGACGATGCGGGACAGGTGATCCTGCTTTCCGCGCTGATCAAAAACGGCTTGCCTGTGCTGTCATTTGCTGAGGAAGCGGGCAATTTGGAAGAAGTGTTCCTGACGGTGACGAAAGGGGTGGGATCATGA
- a CDS encoding DUF7408 domain-containing protein, protein MRKRKRTWRFAAVAVTTACLLTSLAGTTLADAEVKMNVQYGFDGSFKAGTWTLVQVMLENQEGPDFQGHVEIVERDAQYGTPSGHYGSFTKPVVLPKGTTKQVLLEVPASYLYQPVNVKLVDEKGKVEASYSSGIGKPMENQLLIGAVAAKENDLTFLTKSSGPGIGDRVYVRSLDGTNLPERADLLKSLDVLVINHAPKEKWTVEQMAAIKTWVQGGGNLVLSGGAQYPGGAGQFTDLSPVAISGTKEVSDLSGLEQLAGQKPNVETITVTDARLKQGAKALIQSGDMPLIAWQHVGAGKVFYAGYDLSVEPLASWAGNEELWKRVLAERVVSSSIIAQSDRYDQFPYLASTAASFPNLVPSVQVMALAFGVYVLIAAPGLYLFLRRKNRSEWAWGLIPVTSILFAAGIFGFGSLERGTGPITQTLGEIQLKGQDVANVLAVASFVVPNGGEYSVEALEGGRIAPINSQRYINERSPKSQIVQSGDQQSVRFKEVDYFSSREAELTTTLSGLGLVESDLKLDATGRITGTLVNKSKLDLERTYLLLGDSAIEVGDLKAGASKSVDATYQYSAPSAGMGMFQMTRDRLINPTYSQFGLSRDIEEERRRALVDFGLLPYQMGQGELTLIGFSSTAFDLYTVNGDKPRTEMRSLVTQELNLAHSSGQMKWPLGLVRPKMIATDGDVINRNIELILNGGSIDLEYNLKQASGFVPEKAMIDLDESMFSLLEKRYFNWQTQQWDKVSGELLTALTSADLKKYMSPDGMFRVQLQGNSQLASGPFLHFPSMGVEGLVSP, encoded by the coding sequence ATGAGGAAAAGGAAACGGACGTGGCGTTTTGCAGCTGTAGCGGTCACGACGGCGTGCCTGTTGACCAGCTTGGCTGGTACCACACTGGCAGACGCTGAAGTAAAGATGAATGTTCAATATGGCTTTGACGGTTCGTTTAAGGCCGGAACATGGACGCTTGTACAAGTCATGCTGGAAAATCAAGAAGGTCCCGATTTTCAGGGACATGTGGAAATTGTAGAGAGAGATGCACAATATGGTACGCCCTCGGGGCATTACGGTTCATTTACGAAACCGGTCGTGTTGCCAAAAGGCACGACAAAACAAGTGCTGCTTGAAGTGCCAGCCTCTTATCTGTATCAGCCGGTCAACGTCAAGTTGGTCGATGAAAAGGGCAAGGTGGAGGCAAGCTACAGCTCCGGAATCGGCAAGCCGATGGAGAACCAATTGCTGATCGGGGCGGTCGCTGCGAAAGAGAATGATTTGACCTTTCTGACCAAATCATCGGGACCGGGTATCGGCGATCGGGTGTACGTGCGCTCGTTGGACGGAACCAATCTGCCGGAGCGAGCCGATTTGCTCAAATCGCTCGACGTGCTGGTGATCAATCATGCGCCAAAAGAAAAATGGACTGTCGAGCAGATGGCAGCGATCAAAACGTGGGTGCAGGGCGGTGGCAATCTGGTCTTGTCCGGCGGCGCGCAGTATCCAGGCGGAGCTGGGCAATTTACCGATCTGTCTCCCGTTGCGATCAGCGGTACCAAAGAGGTGAGCGACCTGTCGGGTCTGGAACAGCTCGCCGGACAGAAGCCAAATGTGGAAACGATCACCGTGACCGACGCGCGTCTGAAGCAAGGGGCGAAGGCGCTGATACAGTCTGGAGACATGCCGCTGATCGCTTGGCAGCACGTTGGGGCGGGCAAAGTGTTTTATGCAGGGTATGATTTGAGCGTCGAACCGCTCGCTTCTTGGGCTGGTAATGAGGAGTTATGGAAACGGGTGTTGGCCGAGCGAGTTGTGTCGAGCTCGATTATCGCGCAATCCGATCGGTACGACCAGTTCCCATATCTGGCCAGCACGGCGGCGAGCTTTCCGAATCTCGTGCCGTCTGTACAGGTGATGGCGCTGGCGTTTGGCGTGTATGTGCTGATCGCAGCGCCCGGCTTGTATCTGTTCTTGCGCCGCAAGAACCGCAGTGAATGGGCTTGGGGACTCATCCCTGTCACATCGATCCTCTTTGCCGCTGGCATCTTCGGATTTGGTTCCTTGGAGCGCGGTACAGGTCCGATCACACAGACGTTAGGGGAGATTCAACTCAAAGGACAAGACGTGGCGAACGTGCTGGCAGTCGCTTCTTTTGTGGTCCCGAACGGCGGCGAGTATTCGGTCGAGGCGCTGGAAGGCGGACGGATCGCACCGATCAATTCGCAGCGTTATATTAATGAACGGAGTCCGAAGTCGCAGATCGTTCAGTCGGGTGATCAGCAGTCGGTGCGTTTTAAAGAAGTGGATTATTTCTCCTCACGGGAAGCGGAGCTGACGACGACACTCAGCGGGCTAGGCTTGGTCGAGAGCGACCTCAAGCTCGACGCGACTGGGAGAATCACCGGGACGCTGGTCAACAAGTCCAAATTGGATTTGGAACGCACCTACCTGTTGCTCGGTGATTCGGCAATTGAAGTTGGCGATCTCAAAGCAGGTGCAAGCAAGTCTGTCGATGCAACGTATCAGTATTCGGCGCCTTCAGCAGGAATGGGAATGTTTCAGATGACGCGAGACCGATTGATCAATCCCACTTACTCGCAGTTTGGGCTCTCGAGAGACATTGAAGAGGAGCGCAGACGGGCTTTGGTCGATTTCGGCTTGCTGCCCTATCAGATGGGTCAAGGAGAGTTGACGCTGATCGGGTTTAGCTCGACCGCGTTTGACTTGTATACGGTCAACGGAGACAAACCGCGTACTGAGATGCGCAGCCTCGTGACGCAAGAACTGAATCTGGCACACAGTAGCGGTCAGATGAAATGGCCGCTTGGGTTGGTGCGGCCGAAGATGATCGCCACCGACGGAGATGTGATCAACAGAAATATCGAACTGATTCTCAACGGCGGATCGATCGATTTGGAGTACAACTTGAAGCAAGCTTCAGGTTTTGTTCCGGAAAAAGCGATGATCGATTTGGATGAGTCGATGTTCTCGTTGCTTGAGAAACGTTATTTCAACTGGCAGACACAGCAGTGGGATAAGGTGAGCGGAGAGCTGTTGACCGCACTAACCTCTGCCGACTTGAAGAAGTACATGTCGCCTGATGGGATGTTCCGGGTGCAATTGCAAGGCAACTCGCAATTGGCAAGCGGACCGTTCCTGCATTTCCCGAGCATGGGCGTGGAAGGGTTGGTGTCACCATGA
- a CDS encoding MFS transporter, with protein MSTPLAQVNSVAKPKSLWRNRQFLYLWVGSCFSGLTFHIYTLGLPLMIYDLSRSTLAMSSMAVMNMLPYVLFGMLVGVIVDRFDRKRLMLAAVALQIAILLLMFGLLTAGLAKIWVLYLLGFCLTTFGYVFSNSTTSIVPLLMEREHYVSANATINFWGTVISMAGPSIAGSLLLVMNYRLGLLITIGGFLILFMFTSLMKLPKVEKPPSPEGRKTSIREEMREGWKQLLLTKELFTITLLVLGVNFVSSFAGAVIVFYALDKLHLASSSLGLVLSASALGSMCSTFVAKPSLKWGRRGKLLIGAILTAALGQSVLFLSAHWLILAVGLFILGAASTFSNIHIHTIRQEVTPNHMLGRVSGTTSMLARIAAPIGLFLGGVCGEYIEVHFIFLTASLMFLMLALLSMKNKLQEIS; from the coding sequence GTGAGCACACCGCTTGCTCAGGTCAACTCTGTAGCGAAACCCAAATCGTTATGGCGCAATCGCCAGTTTTTGTACTTGTGGGTTGGCAGTTGCTTCTCCGGGCTGACGTTTCACATTTACACGCTGGGACTGCCGCTGATGATTTATGATCTGTCTCGTTCGACGCTGGCGATGAGTTCGATGGCGGTCATGAACATGTTGCCATATGTGCTGTTTGGCATGTTGGTCGGCGTGATTGTCGATCGCTTCGACCGCAAGCGACTGATGCTGGCTGCTGTGGCGTTGCAAATCGCCATCTTGCTGTTGATGTTCGGCTTGCTCACAGCAGGATTGGCGAAGATCTGGGTTTTGTATCTGCTCGGATTTTGTTTGACGACGTTTGGCTATGTGTTCTCAAACTCAACGACCAGTATTGTACCGCTGTTGATGGAGCGGGAGCACTATGTGTCGGCCAATGCGACGATCAACTTTTGGGGCACTGTGATCTCCATGGCTGGACCTTCGATCGCAGGTAGCCTACTCCTCGTGATGAACTATCGCCTAGGACTGTTGATCACGATCGGTGGCTTTCTGATCCTGTTCATGTTCACTTCGTTGATGAAATTGCCTAAAGTGGAAAAGCCGCCATCGCCAGAAGGGCGTAAAACATCGATTCGTGAGGAGATGCGTGAAGGCTGGAAACAACTGCTCTTGACCAAGGAGTTGTTCACGATCACGCTGCTCGTGCTCGGTGTGAACTTTGTATCTTCGTTCGCTGGTGCGGTCATCGTCTTTTATGCGCTCGATAAACTGCATTTGGCATCAAGTTCACTTGGATTGGTGCTGTCCGCATCGGCGCTTGGCAGCATGTGTTCGACTTTTGTCGCCAAGCCGAGCCTGAAATGGGGACGGCGCGGCAAACTGCTGATCGGCGCCATACTGACGGCGGCGTTGGGTCAGTCGGTGCTGTTTTTATCCGCGCATTGGCTGATTTTGGCCGTCGGGCTGTTCATTCTGGGCGCTGCTTCGACGTTTTCCAACATCCATATCCACACGATTCGTCAGGAAGTGACGCCCAATCATATGCTGGGTCGCGTCTCTGGCACCACGTCGATGCTGGCGCGGATCGCCGCTCCAATCGGGTTGTTTCTCGGTGGGGTGTGCGGGGAATACATCGAGGTGCACTTTATTTTTCTTACGGCTTCGCTGATGTTTTTGATGCTGGCTTTGCTCAGTATGAAAAATAAATTACAGGAGATTTCATAG
- a CDS encoding nucleotidyltransferase family protein, whose protein sequence is MQQQLLPFLYRLALTPDKKNEELIREYEGLKEEVKKIANDNKMMVPILQLEQSMGLHEDYTERVRNRAAQDELFAQVAQVLNENGVRYIHIKGNAMKNLYPEGCPRQMGDYDLVVPSVDDFWKLIALIEGIGFDYQNAPAICQLHGEVVGAAGFYKRIDENTMLELEVSIGSFVMGEVSWLSGDFWSEARTTLVNGVKVPIPSAEDMILILTGESVGNKIFRLRDAVDLYLLLEAPNLDYVKLHERLKGHHLNMEFYQLVQYYEQVSGQKANIPDFMLEGFSNRLFVKQNVWRKRLYHYIPYNVDNGGLFNALLLEVLNIYRNKLTKLVSKREKLKLVRFFEKLLPTLPRYKLRMMAHLIPVPSGTPGEYAWVRLQGKMVVRSPVGWYVTSCFGLETREELLELDAAIAQHCAASSGE, encoded by the coding sequence GTGCAACAACAGCTACTTCCGTTTTTGTATCGTCTGGCTCTGACCCCCGATAAGAAAAACGAGGAACTGATCCGCGAATACGAAGGCTTAAAGGAAGAGGTCAAAAAGATCGCCAATGACAACAAGATGATGGTGCCAATCCTGCAATTGGAGCAATCGATGGGACTGCACGAAGACTATACAGAGCGGGTGCGGAACCGTGCGGCTCAGGATGAACTGTTCGCCCAAGTTGCGCAGGTATTAAATGAAAATGGTGTTCGCTATATTCACATAAAAGGCAACGCCATGAAAAATCTCTACCCAGAAGGTTGCCCGCGTCAAATGGGCGACTATGACCTGGTCGTCCCATCGGTCGATGATTTTTGGAAATTGATCGCTTTGATCGAAGGGATTGGATTCGATTACCAAAATGCACCGGCGATTTGTCAGTTGCACGGTGAAGTGGTTGGTGCTGCTGGTTTTTATAAGCGCATCGATGAGAACACGATGCTCGAATTGGAAGTGAGCATCGGCTCTTTTGTCATGGGCGAGGTCAGTTGGCTGTCCGGTGACTTTTGGAGCGAAGCACGAACAACGTTGGTAAATGGTGTAAAAGTTCCGATTCCGTCTGCCGAAGACATGATCTTGATCCTCACCGGAGAATCGGTGGGCAACAAAATTTTTAGGTTGCGCGATGCGGTCGATTTATACTTGCTACTGGAAGCTCCCAACCTTGATTATGTAAAATTGCACGAGCGTTTAAAAGGCCATCATTTGAATATGGAATTCTATCAGTTGGTGCAGTACTATGAGCAGGTTTCCGGACAGAAAGCGAACATCCCCGATTTTATGCTCGAGGGTTTCTCTAATAGATTGTTTGTCAAACAAAACGTATGGCGTAAGCGTCTTTACCATTACATTCCGTACAATGTGGACAACGGCGGTCTGTTCAACGCGCTGTTGCTCGAAGTGCTCAACATCTACCGCAACAAGCTGACGAAACTGGTGTCCAAGCGTGAGAAGTTGAAGCTGGTTCGCTTTTTTGAAAAATTGCTCCCTACGTTGCCACGCTACAAATTGCGCATGATGGCGCATTTGATCCCTGTGCCGAGCGGTACACCTGGCGAATACGCTTGGGTTCGCTTGCAAGGGAAGATGGTCGTCCGCTCGCCTGTCGGTTGGTATGTGACCAGCTGCTTTGGATTGGAAACACGCGAGGAATTGCTCGAACTCGACGCGGCGATCGCACAGCACTGTGCGGCTTCTAGCGGGGAGTGA
- the aepX gene encoding phosphoenolpyruvate mutase — translation MNPRKRLRSLMQEPDRIIQTVGAHNALGAKLVEQHGFDAVWASGFEISTAHAKPDANILTMVEFLEAARQMTDATHLPIIADCDTGFGNVNNVIRMVRDYEKAGIAAVCIEDKVFPKMNSFIPGFQTLAPKDEFSAKIRAAKDTQRDPDFVVIARVESLIAGHGMEESLERAAAYEEAGADLILIHSKQKDPGEIFEFSRRWNSDTPLVIVPTTYPSITLTEMIEHNVKMVIYANQALRAAVKAMNQVLAQLKESGSLLAIQDQLSPMDQLFELQGLKDMIKQEEQYRRQEVR, via the coding sequence ATGAACCCGAGAAAACGATTGCGCAGTCTGATGCAGGAGCCGGATCGCATCATCCAAACGGTAGGGGCGCACAACGCGTTGGGAGCAAAGTTGGTGGAGCAGCACGGATTTGATGCGGTATGGGCGAGCGGATTTGAGATCTCCACAGCCCATGCCAAACCGGATGCAAACATCTTGACCATGGTCGAATTTCTTGAAGCTGCACGTCAGATGACCGATGCCACCCACTTACCGATCATCGCAGACTGTGACACCGGATTTGGCAATGTGAACAACGTGATCCGCATGGTGCGCGATTATGAGAAAGCGGGCATTGCAGCCGTCTGTATTGAAGATAAAGTCTTTCCAAAGATGAATTCCTTCATCCCAGGCTTCCAAACGCTCGCTCCCAAAGATGAATTTTCAGCCAAGATTCGCGCAGCAAAAGACACACAGCGCGACCCTGATTTTGTGGTGATCGCCCGCGTCGAGTCGTTGATCGCAGGACATGGGATGGAAGAGTCACTCGAACGTGCGGCCGCTTATGAGGAAGCGGGCGCCGATCTCATTTTGATCCATTCCAAACAAAAAGATCCCGGAGAGATCTTCGAATTCAGCCGCCGCTGGAACTCCGACACACCGCTGGTTATCGTGCCAACCACTTACCCGAGCATCACGCTGACCGAAATGATCGAACATAACGTCAAAATGGTCATCTATGCCAACCAAGCGTTGCGGGCGGCGGTCAAGGCCATGAATCAAGTCCTTGCCCAGCTCAAAGAGTCTGGGTCGTTGCTTGCGATTCAAGATCAATTAAGCCCGATGGATCAACTTTTTGAACTACAAGGGTTGAAAGACATGATCAAACAAGAAGAACAGTACCGCAGACAAGAGGTCAGATAA
- a CDS encoding AAA family ATPase, protein MKPFLVIEGVDGTGKSTVCAALEQEQGAAFYKGMSPEWRDFRDFVDEDADDDSRLLYYFASCMYTSGKVKKSGEKVPVICHRYFATYMAIYSLNTGTPLEKVLEAFAPIRERMVTPHLSILLTADHEELKRRLLARVDELKATDMRVVNSHEYTLNFEAALRAVMSWDGPYIVLDTTGKTPEQVVSEVRQLCVQHIPGWPTVIESSN, encoded by the coding sequence TTGAAACCGTTTTTGGTTATTGAAGGTGTAGATGGCACCGGAAAAAGCACCGTCTGTGCAGCTTTGGAGCAGGAACAAGGGGCTGCATTTTATAAAGGGATGTCACCAGAGTGGCGCGATTTCCGCGATTTTGTCGATGAAGATGCGGATGACGATTCGCGCCTGCTATACTATTTTGCTTCGTGTATGTACACGTCGGGCAAAGTAAAAAAATCTGGTGAAAAAGTGCCGGTGATCTGTCACCGCTATTTTGCAACCTATATGGCGATCTATTCTCTGAACACCGGAACGCCGCTGGAGAAAGTGCTCGAGGCGTTTGCACCGATCCGCGAGCGCATGGTCACGCCGCACCTGTCGATTTTATTGACGGCAGACCACGAAGAATTGAAACGCCGCCTGCTCGCCCGTGTCGATGAACTAAAAGCGACCGATATGCGGGTCGTCAACTCGCACGAATATACCTTAAACTTCGAAGCGGCTCTGCGAGCAGTGATGAGTTGGGACGGGCCCTACATCGTTTTGGACACGACCGGCAAAACACCGGAACAAGTCGTGTCCGAGGTTCGTCAGCTCTGTGTCCAGCACATTCCCGGCTGGCCAACGGTCATCGAATCGTCCAACTAA
- a CDS encoding helix-turn-helix domain-containing protein, protein MMTSLGQRIRELRVKKGMTQIGLADGICTPSMISQIESDRTTPSYKILFGIAEKLGVPLDFLLKDVELDLADITKYKMAKGLVRAKEYGLAITQLQELLDSTDQQIPKMDVQVELAFSLLQVGRAAEAMSFLNEVQGLAILRQDGELLSKVYLHMGLDALKKSEYSISLYHTERALEELKKIELPDPALQAKVLVQLANVHEKTGQVNKAAECWNAALQVVEAEDRGKMMLKLADAYYRQKNYLKADEYATKATILLEEEENTRHNQDWKRRAVLLKRDRIDWRASVQELLAMTNHCEGAKVGELYADIATILLTNEAIDEACEYAEKARMSLPELHPCMGRVHQLLALIFFEREDDQKGQAHLDRALALFEQYGMTSELEEGTRKLCRLLNRQGKYEESARRWEQLHDYLMGDLQKRGIAL, encoded by the coding sequence ATGATGACATCGTTGGGACAAAGAATTCGTGAGTTGAGAGTGAAGAAGGGGATGACCCAGATTGGGCTGGCAGATGGAATTTGTACGCCGAGTATGATTTCGCAAATCGAGTCGGACAGAACCACTCCTTCGTATAAAATATTGTTTGGGATTGCAGAGAAATTGGGCGTGCCACTCGACTTTTTGCTGAAAGATGTTGAACTCGATCTGGCAGACATCACCAAATATAAGATGGCGAAAGGGCTGGTGCGAGCCAAGGAGTACGGGTTGGCGATCACGCAGTTGCAGGAATTGCTCGACAGCACCGACCAGCAGATTCCGAAGATGGACGTGCAGGTGGAATTGGCCTTCTCCTTGCTCCAAGTTGGACGGGCCGCGGAGGCGATGTCATTCTTGAACGAGGTGCAGGGCTTGGCGATTCTGCGGCAGGATGGAGAGCTGCTGTCCAAAGTGTATCTCCATATGGGGCTGGATGCACTAAAAAAGAGCGAATATTCAATCTCTTTATATCACACCGAGCGTGCGCTTGAGGAATTGAAAAAGATTGAGCTGCCTGACCCGGCGCTTCAGGCAAAAGTGTTGGTACAATTGGCGAACGTTCATGAGAAGACCGGCCAGGTAAACAAAGCAGCAGAATGTTGGAATGCGGCGTTGCAGGTGGTAGAAGCGGAGGATCGAGGCAAGATGATGCTGAAGCTTGCAGACGCCTACTACCGTCAAAAGAACTACCTCAAGGCGGATGAATATGCGACCAAGGCTACGATCTTGCTGGAAGAGGAAGAAAACACTCGGCACAATCAGGACTGGAAGCGCAGAGCGGTGTTGCTCAAGCGCGATCGAATCGACTGGAGAGCTTCCGTACAGGAGCTACTCGCCATGACCAACCATTGTGAAGGTGCGAAGGTCGGAGAGCTGTATGCGGATATCGCCACCATTTTGCTGACGAACGAGGCGATCGATGAAGCGTGTGAGTACGCGGAAAAGGCACGAATGAGCTTGCCGGAACTTCATCCGTGCATGGGCCGAGTCCATCAGTTGCTAGCACTGATCTTCTTTGAGCGAGAAGATGATCAAAAAGGTCAGGCCCATCTCGACCGTGCGCTCGCATTGTTCGAACAGTATGGCATGACCTCCGAATTGGAGGAAGGTACCCGCAAACTCTGCCGTCTCCTCAACCGTCAAGGGAAATACGAAGAGTCTGCACGCCGCTGGGAGCAACTCCACGATTATTTGATGGGAGATCTGCAAAAGCGCGGCATCGCGTTGTAA
- a CDS encoding helix-turn-helix domain-containing protein, with the protein MSQLMAPTHTNADQIPRLRRIREIMKEKESSFSLSAMAKRLSISRETLRLMLTGDRAIYLVMLEKIAQDLNVPVARILQAESWEQDPKEKI; encoded by the coding sequence ATGAGCCAACTTATGGCACCGACACATACAAATGCAGATCAGATTCCACGGTTGAGACGAATCCGGGAGATCATGAAGGAGAAGGAAAGCTCCTTCAGTCTTTCCGCAATGGCAAAACGCCTGAGTATTAGCAGGGAAACATTACGGCTGATGTTAACCGGGGATCGGGCGATCTATCTCGTTATGTTGGAGAAAATCGCACAGGACCTAAATGTGCCTGTTGCACGAATCTTGCAGGCAGAATCGTGGGAGCAGGATCCAAAAGAGAAGATCTAG